A genomic segment from Flavobacterium sp. 9R encodes:
- a CDS encoding oligosaccharide flippase family protein, translating to MGIVLNQSLKNTIITYIGFGIGGISTLFLFPPILGKTYYGLSNYILSCANVLMPLFAIGMQNTLVKFYSQCKTEDERNQFLSFTVLFPLLFSIPLLLIGLFFYDEILFFVTKKNPIVKDFIWMIPLVGLSMAYFEIFYAWARVHMHSVFGNFIKEVALRLFSLLALLAMYFKLITAVQFIYLTAGIYFIAFLVTMFYAFRIKKPVFQWVVPAHVKGIIEYSFYIILSGSVANLLLDGDKIMLNQYLDIGAIGIYSVATFIALVISVPSRAMHQIVYPITAKLMHDNKYDELNVLYKKTSINLQMVGGFVMLCIFVNINQLYELLPQEYAGGIMVVFMIGISKYFDLILGNNNAIIFNSKYYRMVLFLGVMLAVLTFLLNWIFIPLYGIIGSAFATLLSITAYSIAKLYFVVNRMHLYPFSKPTLVSLGVTLAIFLLFYFWQFPFHPLIGITLKSILLTVVYVYANYKMVISPEINQAIDTLFIKLKIKK from the coding sequence ATGGGCATTGTTTTAAATCAATCACTAAAAAACACTATAATAACTTACATCGGTTTTGGAATAGGCGGGATAAGTACCTTGTTTTTATTTCCACCTATTTTGGGTAAAACCTATTATGGTTTATCTAATTATATTTTGTCCTGTGCCAATGTATTGATGCCTTTATTCGCTATTGGAATGCAAAACACCTTGGTAAAATTTTATTCGCAGTGCAAAACCGAAGACGAGAGAAATCAGTTTTTGTCTTTTACTGTTTTGTTTCCATTGCTTTTCAGTATTCCACTGCTTTTGATTGGTTTGTTTTTCTATGATGAAATTTTATTTTTTGTTACCAAAAAGAATCCAATTGTAAAAGATTTTATTTGGATGATTCCTCTTGTAGGATTATCTATGGCATATTTCGAAATATTTTATGCTTGGGCAAGAGTACATATGCATTCTGTCTTTGGAAATTTTATCAAAGAGGTTGCTTTACGACTATTTTCATTGCTAGCCCTTTTGGCTATGTATTTTAAGTTGATTACAGCGGTACAGTTTATCTATCTTACGGCGGGGATTTATTTTATAGCTTTTTTGGTCACTATGTTTTATGCCTTCCGAATCAAAAAGCCTGTTTTTCAATGGGTAGTTCCAGCACACGTAAAAGGAATTATAGAGTATTCGTTCTACATTATTTTATCTGGAAGTGTTGCGAATTTGCTACTTGACGGAGATAAAATTATGTTGAATCAGTATCTAGACATTGGGGCTATTGGAATTTATTCGGTAGCAACGTTTATTGCTTTAGTGATTTCAGTACCAAGTCGCGCTATGCATCAAATTGTGTATCCAATTACAGCCAAATTAATGCACGATAACAAATACGACGAGTTGAATGTCTTGTACAAAAAAACGTCTATAAATCTACAAATGGTGGGCGGATTCGTAATGCTGTGCATTTTTGTCAACATCAATCAGTTGTATGAATTGTTGCCCCAAGAATATGCGGGCGGAATTATGGTCGTTTTTATGATTGGAATCTCTAAATACTTCGATTTGATTTTAGGAAACAATAATGCCATTATTTTCAACTCCAAATACTACCGTATGGTGCTGTTTTTGGGAGTAATGTTAGCCGTGTTAACCTTTTTACTCAATTGGATTTTTATTCCTTTATATGGCATAATTGGCTCTGCATTTGCTACTTTGTTGTCAATTACTGCGTACAGTATAGCCAAATTGTATTTTGTTGTCAATCGTATGCATTTATATCCTTTTAGCAAACCAACCTTAGTGTCTTTGGGAGTTACGTTGGCAATTTTTCTGCTTTTTTACTTTTGGCAATTTCCATTTCATCCTTTAATCGGCATTACGTTAAAATCGATTTTGCTAACCGTGGTGTATGTTTATGCAAACTATAAAATGGTTATTTCTCCCGAAATCAATCAGGCTATCGATACGCTCTTTATTAAATTAAAAATAAAAAAATAG
- a CDS encoding mechanosensitive ion channel family protein yields the protein MIHLKAFRILLISLTLTSVLWAQKQQVKPVVTTPKVTDSVNVVTFKDSYPVAPFQDTLFFIHNKIGGFSPEKRAKAIADRIRQIYSDPLFEADSLKIVPADITLDIVYKEAFIIMSITTVDAKTVGKDSQSLAQQNIGIISKAIVKEKENNAPVKWIKRIALELLFIGCIALLLFGINVVFRKFKYFLIRNDEKYFKGILIKNFHILSPANQLYFTLRIIGIIRTIVFIFIIYLSLPLLFSVFPSTVGYTTTLIHWIMKPAKFALVSFIDFLPNLFSIIVIVVLFHYALKIVKYFVDEIQKENINIDGFYSDWAKPTFNIIRVLLYAFMLVILFPYLPGSNSPIFKGVTVFVGILFSIGSSNAIANMVAGLVITYMRPFKIGDFIKIGEVSGSVIEKTALVTRIRTPKMEDITIPNATVLSSSSINFSANTRTNTNGLVIHSTVTIGYDVPWREVHKALIEAANRTDLIEKEPKPFVLQTSLDDFYVSYEINAYTKEATKQPLIYSNLHQNIQDCFNEAGIEIMSPHYKALRDGNHTTIPESYLSRDYQPSVFQISNDYKNKK from the coding sequence ATGATTCACTTGAAAGCTTTTAGAATTCTATTAATTTCATTGACCTTAACCTCTGTTTTGTGGGCGCAAAAACAACAAGTAAAGCCCGTTGTAACCACTCCAAAAGTTACTGATTCAGTGAATGTGGTTACTTTTAAGGATAGTTATCCAGTAGCACCTTTTCAGGATACCTTGTTTTTTATTCATAATAAAATAGGAGGGTTTTCTCCCGAGAAACGAGCCAAAGCAATTGCTGACAGAATCCGACAAATTTACAGCGACCCTTTGTTCGAAGCCGATTCCCTAAAAATTGTTCCAGCCGATATTACGCTTGATATCGTTTACAAAGAAGCCTTTATTATTATGTCTATCACCACGGTAGATGCCAAAACTGTTGGTAAAGACAGTCAATCTTTGGCGCAGCAAAATATTGGAATCATTTCCAAAGCTATCGTAAAAGAAAAAGAAAATAACGCCCCAGTCAAATGGATCAAACGCATAGCGCTAGAACTTCTTTTTATAGGATGTATTGCTTTACTCTTGTTTGGTATAAACGTTGTTTTTCGAAAGTTTAAATATTTCCTAATCCGAAATGATGAAAAATATTTCAAAGGCATTTTAATCAAGAATTTTCACATTTTATCACCAGCCAACCAGCTCTATTTTACGTTGCGAATCATTGGAATCATTCGTACCATAGTTTTTATTTTTATAATATATCTCTCGTTACCCTTGCTTTTTAGCGTTTTTCCATCAACTGTGGGGTATACAACGACGCTGATTCATTGGATTATGAAACCTGCCAAGTTTGCTTTGGTAAGTTTTATTGATTTCTTGCCTAATTTATTTTCTATTATCGTAATTGTTGTTTTGTTTCATTATGCCTTAAAAATAGTGAAGTATTTTGTAGATGAAATTCAAAAAGAAAACATCAATATCGATGGATTTTATAGCGATTGGGCTAAACCGACATTTAATATCATAAGAGTATTGCTGTATGCTTTTATGTTAGTGATTCTTTTTCCATACTTGCCAGGTTCAAATTCGCCTATTTTCAAAGGAGTTACCGTCTTTGTTGGTATCTTGTTTTCTATTGGCTCTTCGAATGCAATTGCCAATATGGTAGCTGGATTAGTAATTACTTATATGCGACCTTTCAAGATTGGTGATTTTATCAAAATTGGCGAGGTTAGTGGTTCTGTAATTGAAAAAACAGCTCTTGTCACCCGAATTAGAACTCCTAAAATGGAAGATATAACTATTCCTAATGCGACGGTTTTGTCGAGTTCATCTATAAATTTCTCTGCTAATACCAGAACTAATACCAATGGATTAGTGATTCATTCCACAGTAACGATTGGTTATGATGTACCTTGGCGTGAAGTGCATAAAGCCCTAATTGAAGCAGCAAATCGTACAGACTTGATTGAGAAAGAACCCAAACCATTTGTATTACAAACCAGTTTAGATGATTTTTATGTATCGTATGAAATTAATGCTTACACCAAAGAAGCTACAAAGCAGCCACTTATCTACTCAAATTTGCATCAAAACATTCAGGATTGTTTTAATGAAGCGGGTATAGAAATTATGTCACCACATTATAAAGCATTGAGAGATGGGAATCATACGACTATCCCAGAGTCTTACTTATCTAGAGATTATCAGCCGTCCGTTTTTCAGATAAGTAATGATTATAAAAATAAGAAATAG
- the uvrA gene encoding excinuclease ABC subunit UvrA → MPIELSTIDPKQNIIIKGAQVHNLKNVDVVIPRNKLVVITGLSGSGKSSLAFDTLYAEGQRRYVESLSSYARQFLGRLDKPKVEYIKGIAPAIAIEQKVNTTNARSTVGTSTEIYDYIKLLYARIGRTYSPISGQEVKKNTVTDVVNCVKELALDSKWLLLAPLHIEEGRKLQDKLKILQQQGFARVLVDHEMLRLDDFITSIADKKEKELEKLTIELIIDRIVVKNEEEFYNRLADAIQTAFYEGKGECFLQELNQNNRFSFSNNFELDGISFLEPNVHLFSFNNPYGACPSCEGYGNIIGIDSELVIPNTTLSIFENAIYPWRGESMSWFRDELVKTAYKFDFPIHKPYFQLSEEQKELLWTGNQYFQGLNDFFKELEEKNYKIQNRVMLSRYRGKTKCPTCKGKRLRPEASYVKINHKTVSDLVDLPIKNLVDFFKEIQLDEYEKQIAKRLLIEINNRLSFLTEVGLDYLTLNRNSSTLSGGESQRINLATSLGSSLVGSMYILDEPSIGLHPKDTERLINVLLSLRDLGNTVIVVEHDEDIMKAADMIIDIGPEAGTLGGSLAAQGTYAEILKTDSLTANYLSGIKTIATPKKRRTYKNFIEIIGARENNLQNIDVIFPLDVLTVITGVSGSGKSTLIKKILFPAMQKKLENIGEKAGQFSEMKGSFSHIKHIEYVDQNPIGRSSRSNPVTYIKAYDDIRDVFAKEKLSKVRGYQAKHFSFNVDGGRCETCKGEGTINVEMVFMADVQLPCETCNGKRFKKEILEVTFEEKNIHDILTMTIDDAIVFFTKHKQNKIIQKLQPLQDVGLGYVQLGQSSSTLSGGEAQRIKLASFLVKGATKEKALFVFDEPTTGLHFHDIKKLLASFDALIEKGHSILVIEHNLDLIKCADWIIDLGPEGGQNGGKVLAVGTPEEVVKNKKSVTAKYLKEKL, encoded by the coding sequence ATGCCGATTGAACTTTCTACTATTGACCCAAAGCAAAATATCATCATTAAAGGTGCTCAGGTTCACAACCTAAAAAACGTGGATGTTGTAATTCCAAGAAACAAATTGGTTGTAATTACAGGACTATCTGGCTCCGGAAAGTCAAGTTTGGCTTTTGATACGCTTTATGCAGAAGGACAACGTCGTTATGTCGAAAGTTTATCTTCTTATGCAAGACAATTTTTGGGCAGATTAGACAAACCAAAAGTAGAATACATCAAAGGGATTGCTCCCGCTATTGCAATTGAACAAAAAGTAAATACAACCAATGCACGCTCAACTGTAGGTACCTCAACAGAAATCTATGACTATATCAAGTTGTTGTATGCACGAATTGGACGTACCTACTCTCCTATTTCTGGTCAAGAAGTAAAGAAAAACACAGTAACCGATGTGGTTAATTGTGTTAAGGAATTAGCATTGGACAGTAAATGGTTACTCCTAGCACCTCTACATATAGAGGAAGGCCGAAAACTGCAAGATAAATTAAAGATACTTCAGCAACAAGGTTTTGCAAGAGTGCTAGTCGATCATGAAATGCTTCGTTTAGACGATTTCATTACTTCTATTGCCGACAAAAAAGAGAAAGAGTTAGAAAAATTAACCATCGAACTTATCATTGACAGGATTGTAGTAAAGAATGAAGAAGAGTTTTACAATCGATTGGCAGATGCGATTCAAACGGCTTTTTACGAAGGAAAAGGGGAATGTTTTTTACAAGAACTTAACCAAAATAATCGTTTTAGCTTTTCTAATAATTTTGAACTGGATGGTATTTCCTTTTTAGAACCAAACGTTCACTTATTTAGCTTTAATAATCCCTATGGCGCTTGTCCCTCTTGTGAAGGTTACGGAAACATTATCGGAATAGATTCAGAACTTGTTATTCCTAACACCACACTTTCTATTTTTGAAAATGCCATTTACCCTTGGCGAGGAGAAAGTATGAGTTGGTTTAGAGATGAATTAGTCAAAACCGCATACAAATTTGATTTTCCAATTCACAAACCTTATTTTCAACTCAGCGAAGAACAAAAAGAGTTATTATGGACTGGTAATCAATATTTTCAGGGGCTTAATGATTTTTTCAAAGAATTAGAAGAAAAAAATTATAAAATTCAAAACAGAGTGATGCTTTCTCGTTATAGAGGCAAAACCAAATGCCCTACATGCAAAGGGAAACGTCTTCGCCCAGAAGCATCCTATGTTAAGATAAACCACAAGACAGTGTCTGATCTTGTAGATTTACCAATAAAAAATCTAGTCGATTTCTTTAAAGAAATTCAATTGGATGAATATGAAAAACAAATAGCAAAACGTTTATTGATTGAAATTAATAATAGATTGTCTTTTTTGACCGAAGTAGGATTGGATTATTTGACCTTAAATAGAAACTCGTCAACTTTATCAGGTGGAGAATCACAACGTATTAACTTAGCTACATCTCTTGGCAGCAGTTTAGTAGGGTCTATGTATATTTTAGATGAACCCAGTATAGGCTTGCATCCCAAAGATACTGAACGCTTAATTAATGTATTACTTTCATTACGAGATTTAGGAAATACAGTAATCGTGGTAGAACATGATGAAGACATTATGAAAGCTGCCGATATGATTATTGATATTGGTCCTGAAGCAGGAACATTAGGTGGAAGCTTAGCAGCACAAGGAACATATGCTGAAATCCTCAAAACAGATTCGTTGACAGCTAATTATTTAAGTGGTATCAAAACTATTGCAACTCCTAAAAAAAGACGTACTTACAAGAATTTCATAGAAATAATTGGAGCAAGGGAAAACAACCTGCAAAATATAGATGTCATCTTTCCATTAGATGTACTTACCGTTATTACAGGCGTATCTGGAAGTGGAAAAAGTACTTTAATCAAAAAGATTTTGTTTCCTGCTATGCAAAAAAAGCTAGAAAACATTGGTGAAAAAGCAGGGCAATTTTCAGAAATGAAAGGTTCCTTTTCTCATATTAAACATATCGAATATGTTGATCAAAACCCTATCGGAAGAAGCTCCCGTTCTAACCCTGTAACGTATATCAAGGCTTATGATGACATTCGAGATGTATTTGCAAAAGAAAAATTATCAAAAGTTAGAGGATACCAAGCCAAACATTTTTCTTTCAATGTAGATGGTGGTCGATGTGAAACTTGTAAAGGTGAAGGAACCATCAACGTAGAAATGGTTTTTATGGCTGATGTGCAATTACCTTGTGAAACTTGTAATGGGAAACGATTCAAAAAAGAAATTTTAGAAGTTACCTTTGAAGAAAAGAACATTCACGATATACTTACAATGACAATTGATGATGCCATTGTTTTTTTTACAAAACATAAACAAAATAAAATTATTCAAAAACTACAACCTTTACAGGATGTTGGTTTGGGGTATGTACAGTTAGGACAATCCTCTTCAACTTTATCCGGTGGAGAAGCACAACGTATAAAATTAGCCTCATTTTTAGTTAAAGGAGCTACCAAAGAAAAAGCCTTGTTTGTTTTTGATGAACCAACCACAGGTCTTCATTTTCACGATATCAAAAAATTATTAGCTTCTTTTGACGCTTTAATAGAAAAAGGGCATTCTATACTTGTCATCGAACACAATTTGGATTTAATAAAATGTGCCGATTGGATTATTGATTTAGGTCCAGAAGGTGGGCAAAATGGAGGAAAAGTTTTAGCTGTGGGAACACCTGAAGAAGTCGTTAAAAATAAAAAATCTGTAACAGCAAAATACCTAAAAGAGAAACTATAG